CAAGCGCTTACGCCGGGATGTTCGCTTCTGGCGTTAGCGGACGTCTGGGCGGGACGGCGCCGCCGCCCGCTGGTCATGTCCGCTTTCGACTGCGGTTTCAACCGGTCGATGCAACACACTGAAGGCTGCCTCGGCAGCAGGAGTGTTGCAGATGAAGTACCGGGCAAGGATCTGTTACACGGAAGGCCAGAAGGCCCTGATGTGGGACCGCTGGCAACAGGGCGATTCGCTGCACCAAATCGCCCGGCTGTTTGATCGTCGCCACAGCTCGGTTCGCGGGATCCTGGCCGCGTCCGGTGGGATCCGGCCACCTCAGCGCCGCCGTTCTGAGCGGACGCTGAGCTTGGCCGAGCGGGAAGAGATTTCGCGGGGCGTGGTGAGCGGGCAATCGATCCGTTCGATCGCGGCCGCGCTGGGGCGGGCGCCGTCCACAGTGAGCCGCGAACTGCGACGCAACGAGGGTTCTGATGGCTACCGGGCGAACCGGGCCGACCAGGCCGCCTGGGACCGGGCGCGTCGTCCAAAGACTTGTAAGCTGGCCCGGCATCGAGCCTTGGCGCGGCAGGTCGCAGCTAAGCTTCAACAGCGCTGGTCTCCGCAGCAGATCGCCGGATGGCTCAAGCGCATCCATCCAGACGACGCGAGCGGTCAGGTGTCACACGAGACGATCTACCGCACGCTCTTCATCCAAGCCCGAGGCGCCTTAAAACAGGAGCTTCTGGGCTACCTGAGGCGCACGCGAGCAATGCGCCGCTCACGCCACCACACACAGAAGGCCGACAACCACGGCCGCATCAGCGACACCGTATCGATCCGCGAGCGCCCTGCAGCGGTCGAAGACCGGGCCGTGCCGGGCCATTGGGAGGGCGACCTGTTGTTTGGCAGCAGCAACAGTCAGATTGCCACGCTGGTGGAGCGGCATACGCGCTACGTCATGCTGGTGAAGGTCGGCGGCAAGGACACCGAAACGGTCATCGACGCGCTGATCAACAACGCACGGCGCCTGCCGAAGGAACTGTATCGATCGTTGACCTGGGACCGCGGTAAGGAGATGGCTGATCATCGCCGATTCACCATGGCGACCGACATCCAGGTCTACTTCTGCGATCCGCAGCATCCATGGCAGCGCGGTTCAAACGAGAACACCAACGGATTGCTTCGGCAGTACTTCCCCAAGGGTCTCGATCTGTCCACGATCACGCAGGCCAAGCTTGACGCCGTGGCCAGAGAGTTGAACGGACGGCCCCGGAAGACGCTAGGCTACGAAACACCGGCCGAACGATTTCAACAAGCTGTTGCATCGACCGGTTGAAACCGCAACCCAAAGCAGCCATTCGTATGCCCGGGCCGCTACATGACCTTCTCGAAATCGGGCATTACGAAGGTCTTCTTATTGAGCGCGTCCGTTGGGCCGTAGAAGCGGAACGTAGGCATGGGGCGTTTGCCGGCGGTTGGAATCCAGTTCGCATCCAAGCCATCCGGCGCCTTCGGGCCGACGTACAGGGTCACGCTGCCATCGGCGTTCTTCTTAATCTTGTCCAAGTCGTATGACGACAGCGTGGTCCGCTCCGGATCGGCATAGATGAAAGAGAACGTGGCACGGTCGTAAACGGTCAGCGCCCAGAACTGCTTGACCGGCATGTCCGCCGGAACATTGACCTTGTAGAGACTGCCAGCCTGCAAAGGTTGCCCGTCCTTGTCGGCCATCGCGGTCATGTATTGCGTCGCGGGCGACTCGCTCAACTCTTTGGGCACGTACGTGCACCAGAAGTACTGCGCCGCGCGTTGATCAAGCGCGATCCGGTCGTCGTACTCGAACGTGAAGGTACGGTTCTTGTCGGCGTTCAGAAGGGTGCCGTAGTGGCGATCAGGCCAGTACAGCAGCTCCTTGGGGAACGCATCGAATTTGCCCTGCAGGTAATGCCAGGCATCGATGGCGCCTTGGCGCATCGCCCGCTTGGCGGTATCGTCCGGCGCGAATGGCTTGCCGCGCTCGATGCCCAACGACGAGAGCATGCCCATCATCAACTTGTCCTGCTCGCGCACGGGCTCGACGCTGAAGATGTCGTACACGTCCTTGAAGTAACGCTCGTCGTAGAACGGCAGTGTGGCGTAACGCTTGTCGGACGGGTCCACGAAACGCTGTTTGGGCGGATTGGCCGCTTCGGAGAGGTAATACATCCGCAGCTTCTGCGCATAGTTGAACGCGTCGGTCTGCGTCATGCCCGGACCCACGATCGACCGGAAGGCAAAGGCGATTCGGTAGTTCGGCGACGGTACGTGCAGGTAGCCCGCAGGAATCTTGTCCTTGTAGCCGGGCGGCGTGAAGAGGTATTTGGTCGCCTTGCCCTTGTCCATGCCGGAAGGCCCGACGTCGGCAATGGTGAACTGCCATGCGTCTACCACCTGGCCGTACAGCGTTCCCGGCGTGCCTGCCTCAGGAACCTCCAGCACCACCGGCCCCTTCTGCAGGTCTGTGAAGGCTGAGATATAGGGCGTGCTGCTGTTGGCGGTCAGTGCTTCGAGCTTGGGCGAAGCGGTGTGGGAGTAGGTGATGATGTCGTTGTCCTTCATTCCCAAGTCGCTAAAGGCGGCCCCGCGGAAGCGGTAGATCGCCACGGCCGGCATGCCCCATAGCACTGCTTCGAAGGCGCGCTGGTACTTGACCTGATACTCGAGGTCGGACGTAGATGCTTTTGTGTCCGCGGGTGGTTGGCCACCCAGAGGTTCGTCCGTCGGGCGGACAGCATTGGAAGTCGTGGGTGTAGCCGATGCGGCGGCCTTCTGTTTGTCGGTGCTCTCCGCTGGCGAACTGGACTGACGGTTGCAAGCGCTCGCGCTGACCAAGGTCAGAACCGCAAGCATCACCAACTTGGGCGTATTCATTGAGAGCAGGTTCCCGCTACAGGTGCGGTGACGGTAATGACCTGCCCCGTGAATGTGGCGTCAACACCGCTGACCGCTTTTGGCCGAAGGCGATCGTTGAGCCGATGCCGATGCCGATGCCGATGCCGATGCCGATGCCGATGTCCGCTTGCGTGAACTCAACTTGGCACGATTGGGACTCGGCTGAGCGCAAAGTCTACTCGCGGACCGAGACGGGCCCCGGCGGGCGACGATAGGATCGCCGCTCCTCAACCCGAAGGGGGGGCTCGGCGATGCACCGAAGGGAACTCATCGGCGCGCTGGCAGCATTGCCGTTGGCCATCGGCTTGCCTGGCTGCGCGCAGGTCGGTGGAATCAGAGCCAAGGACCGGCAGGTGATGACGGTCGCGGGCCCCATCGACGCCTCCGCGCTCGGCATGACGCTCAGCCATGAGCATCTTTTCGCCGACCTGCGACCCTATGCCGAGCAGATCTCAACACCCATCCCGCTGGGCGGTGATGTGGTCGAGGTGATACTGCCCCATCTCCAGGAGATCCGGCGTCTGGGTTGCCGCTCGGTGATCGACTGCACTGCAACGACGCTCGGGCGCAACCCCGCCCTGATCAAGCGCCTGTCAGAGGCGAGCGGGTTGCAGATGCTTACGGTGACAGGGGCATATGTCGCCGCGGGTGGCCGCTTCGTCCCACCTTACGTATTGGACGAAACCGACGAGGAGCTCGCCGCGCGCTGGATCGGCGAATGGCGGCACGGAATTGGCGACACGCGAATCCGCCCAGGCCTGATCAAGCTCGGGATCGAGGGCGATCCGCTCAGTGCTACCGAGCGCAAGGTGCTGCTTGCCGGCGCACGTACGCATCTTGAGACGGGCCTCGTTATCGCATCCCACACCGGTCCCTGGGCGCAAGTCGAGCCCGGTCGCAATGCCCGGTGTGCGTTCGCGCAACTGGACCTGCTGGAAGGCGCCGGCGTCGATCCGTCTGCATGGATCTGGGTTCACGCCCAGAACGAAGTGCGGGGTGACCTTCACGTCCAGGCGGCCGGGCGTGGTGCCTGGGTGTCGTTCGACGGGTTCCGGCCCGGTCAGGAGAACGGGTACGTCGCCATGATCGGACGCATGCGCGACGAAGGTCTCCTGGAGCGCGTGCTCGTGTCGCAGGACGCTGGCTGGTACAACGCCGGGCAGCCACGAGGCGGCGAGTTCAAGCCCTTCCATCCGATCTTCACCGCGTTGATCCCGGCCTTGCGGAAGGGGGGATTCGACGAAAGCCAGATGCAGATGCTCTTCGTCCACAACCCGGCGCGCGCATTCGCCCTGCGGACGTCGGAATGGATCAGCGGTGACACGTGATTGCGTGCCGAAATTCTCGCCTAAATCAGTTCGTGTGGGGGCGGCGCCAGGTTGCGCGGTCCCACGCTGTCGTGTGCAAACAACCAGGGGTCACTCGTGCGTGTAAGTCCATCCGCTTTCTTGATTACGATCATCACCGCCGCTTTGG
Above is a genomic segment from Lysobacter sp. S4-A87 containing:
- a CDS encoding IS30 family transposase, translated to MKYRARICYTEGQKALMWDRWQQGDSLHQIARLFDRRHSSVRGILAASGGIRPPQRRRSERTLSLAEREEISRGVVSGQSIRSIAAALGRAPSTVSRELRRNEGSDGYRANRADQAAWDRARRPKTCKLARHRALARQVAAKLQQRWSPQQIAGWLKRIHPDDASGQVSHETIYRTLFIQARGALKQELLGYLRRTRAMRRSRHHTQKADNHGRISDTVSIRERPAAVEDRAVPGHWEGDLLFGSSNSQIATLVERHTRYVMLVKVGGKDTETVIDALINNARRLPKELYRSLTWDRGKEMADHRRFTMATDIQVYFCDPQHPWQRGSNENTNGLLRQYFPKGLDLSTITQAKLDAVARELNGRPRKTLGYETPAERFQQAVASTG
- a CDS encoding DUF1214 domain-containing protein: MNTPKLVMLAVLTLVSASACNRQSSSPAESTDKQKAAASATPTTSNAVRPTDEPLGGQPPADTKASTSDLEYQVKYQRAFEAVLWGMPAVAIYRFRGAAFSDLGMKDNDIITYSHTASPKLEALTANSSTPYISAFTDLQKGPVVLEVPEAGTPGTLYGQVVDAWQFTIADVGPSGMDKGKATKYLFTPPGYKDKIPAGYLHVPSPNYRIAFAFRSIVGPGMTQTDAFNYAQKLRMYYLSEAANPPKQRFVDPSDKRYATLPFYDERYFKDVYDIFSVEPVREQDKLMMGMLSSLGIERGKPFAPDDTAKRAMRQGAIDAWHYLQGKFDAFPKELLYWPDRHYGTLLNADKNRTFTFEYDDRIALDQRAAQYFWCTYVPKELSESPATQYMTAMADKDGQPLQAGSLYKVNVPADMPVKQFWALTVYDRATFSFIYADPERTTLSSYDLDKIKKNADGSVTLYVGPKAPDGLDANWIPTAGKRPMPTFRFYGPTDALNKKTFVMPDFEKVM